From a single Silene latifolia isolate original U9 population chromosome 6, ASM4854445v1, whole genome shotgun sequence genomic region:
- the LOC141588805 gene encoding putative F-box protein At3g16210 codes for MERNLSIFLKDEKILPEDILVEILLKLPVRQLLCLRCVCKSWCALIDDVNFIERHYQVQYAICKADGDIPFICWGPQFDIFNHDLHVCILSKHFGDVPLDLKPDLLRDTAPSFSTAPHLIHEGFFVGCVKGLVCFIWGLRDLGLWNPATREFKAVTPWLYNPIHLYQLNLIGFGFDSLSNDFKIVRGNCSDDGILTYEVYSLATNSWKSLREPSTLVLLFKGPFTEAYLNGVCYWLAYSVLFNTRLILSFNFSTEVFMVFNEPQNTIGSEIKFETNWAITVNKECLTYVVKQTDLVKAECKFDVWVVTEFLDDVSGVPKSWQHLFTMGPFPSSDGLEFARFRMDGDVLFAIRSPDTEEESSLYNLSTGTFKDFGCCLGSFFDYVESLFPVSKRLVRS; via the coding sequence ATGGAGAGAAACCTGTCAATCTTTTTAAAGGATGAAAAGATCCTTCCTGAGGATATTTTGGTGGAAATACTATTAAAATTACCAGTGAGACAGTTACTGTGTTTGAGATGTGTGTGTAAGTCATGGTGTGCCCTTATTGACGACGTTAACTTCATCGAGCGACATTATCAGGTTCAGTATGCCATATGCAAAGCAGATGGAGATATCCCCTTTATCTGTTGGGGTCCCCAATTTGATATCTTCAACCATGATCTTCATGTCTGCATTCTCTCTAAACACTTTGGAGATGTTCCTCTTGATTTAAAGCCTGATTTACTTCGCGATACTGCACCTTCTTTCTCAACTGCCCCTCATCTAATTCATGAGGGTTTTTTTGTTGGCTGTGTGAAAGGTCTGGTTTGCTTTATTTGGGGGCTTAGGGACTTGGGCTTGTGGAATCCTGCCACTCGAGAATTCAAGGCCGTTACTCCTTGGCTATATAACCCCATTCATTTGTATCAACTTAACTTGattggttttgggtttgattcCCTCTCTAATGATTTCAAGATTGTGCGAGGAAATTGCTCTGATGACGGAATACTTACCTATGAAGTGTACTCGTTAGCCACAAACTCTTGGAAGAGTCTAAGAGAACCGTCAACGTTGGTTCTGCTGTTTAAAGGTCCATTTACGGAGGCATACTTAAATGGTGTCTGTTATTGGCTTGCTTATTCTGTTTTGTTCAATACCCGATTAATCTTGTCCTTTAATTTCAGTACTGAAGTCTTTATGGTTTTTAACGAACCACAGAATACAATTGGTTCTGAGATTAAATTTGAGACCAATTGGGCGATTACAGTGAACAAGGAATGCCTCACGTATGTTGTTAAGCAAACTGACTTGGTGAAGGCAGAGTGCAAGTTTGACGTCTGGGTTGTGACGGAGTTTCTTGATGATgtttccggagttccaaaatcaTGGCAACATTTGTTCACTATGGGACCATTTCCGTCATCTGATGGCCTAGAGTTTGCCAGATTTCGAATGGATGGTGATGTGCTGTTCGCAATCAGATCTCCAGATACTGAGGAAGAGAGCAGCTTGTATAATCTGTCAACTGGAACATTCAAAGATTTCGGGTGCTGTCTTGGTAGTTTTTTCGATTATGTAGAGAGTTTGTTTCCAGTATCGAAGAGGCTCGTTCGGAGTTGA